The genomic window TCTATTTTTGTAATCCTTACTATATATTCTGACATGATCTTTTTGTCCAAAATATTTTTCTCTTTCTTCTGTTAATACAATTGAAAAATTCTCAAATGTTTCTTTGCTAAACTTAGAAATTGGTATTTATAAAATTGCCTCTCCGCCAGGCTTTAAAACTCTAAATAGTTCACTTATTGCTTTTTGATCATCTTTAACATGTTCTAAAACATGAGTACAGATTATGACATCGAAAAAGTTATCTTCAAAATTCATATCTGCGATATCAAGTCTAAT from Candidatus Atribacteria bacterium includes these protein-coding regions:
- a CDS encoding class I SAM-dependent methyltransferase, with product MDCNIRLDIADMNFEDNFFDVIICTHVLEHVKDDQKAISELFRVLKPGGEAIL